Genomic DNA from Deltaproteobacteria bacterium:
GGGCCTCTTTCACCGACACCACGATGATGTCGCCGATCGAGGCGTAGCGGCGCTGCGAGCCACCGAGCACCTTCACGCAGAAGACCCGGCGCGCGCCCGAGTTGTCTGCGACTTCGAGGACGGACTGCATCTGGATCACGCCAGCTTCTCCTGAATGCGCCAGCGCTTGCGGCGCGAGAGCGGGCGCGACTCGATGATCCGCACCCGGTCACCGACCTTGCACGCGTTCGTCTCGTCGTGCGCCATGAAGCGAGTCCGCTTGCGCACGTACTTCTGATACAGAGGATGGAGGACCGTGCGGCTCACCTCGACGATGACGGACTTGTCCATCTTGTCGGAGACCACGACGCCCTCTCGGATCTTCCGAAGGCCACGAGCGCTCATGCCTTCCCCTTTTCCTTCCGCTCCGCTTCGAGCGTGAGCGCGCGGGCCAGGTCGCGCCTGGCGCGGCGCAGATCGGCCGTTTTCTCGAGCTGCTGGGTCGCATGCTTGATGCGAAGCCTGAAGAGCTGGTCGCGCGCCTCGGCGACGCGATCCGACAGCTCCGTGTCGCTCAGCTTGCGAATGTCGGCGGCCTTCATGCCTCGCTCCTCTCCAGGATGCGCGTGCGCACGCCGAGCTTGTGACTCGCGAGTCGCAGCGCTTCGCGCGCCGTGGTTCGGTCGACGCCTTCCATCTCGTAGAGCACGCGCCCCGGCTTCACTGGACAGGCCCAGAACTCGGGACTGCCCTTTCCCTTTCCCATGCGGGTCTCGGGCGGACGCTTGGTCATGGGCTTGTCCGGAAAGATGCGGATCCAGATCTTGCCGCCGCGCTTCGCATGGCGGGTCATCGCGATGCGTGCGGCCTCGATCTGGCGCGCCGTGATCAGTCCGTGATCGAGCGTCTGCAAGCCGAAGTCGCCGAAGGCGAGCTCACCGCCGCGATACGCTTTGCCGCGCAGTCGGCCCTTCTGGACCTTGCGGAACTTGGTTCTCTTGGGTTGCAGCATTGGAACTCCGTATCAGCTCAGCGCGCCTGCGCCTCTTCGAGCCGACCGAGTCGGTGGTCGTCGAGTTTCGCGTCTGGCACCAGGCCCTGGAATACCCAGCACTTCACGCCGATCAAGCCGTAGGTGCAGTGCGCCTCCCAGAATCCGAACTCGACCTGTGCGCGCAGGGTGTGCAGCGGAACGCGTCCTTCCATGTACTGCACCACCCGCGACATCTCCGCGCCGCCGAGCCGACCCGAGACCTTCAACTTGATGCCCTGGGCGCCGAACTTCAGCGCGGCCTGCATCGCCTTCTTCATCGCGCGCCGGAATGCCACGCGGCGCTCGAGCTGCAGCGCGATGTTCTCGGCGATCAGCTGGGCGTCGACCTCGGCCTTGCGGACCTCGCGGATGTTGATGAAGACCTCGTTCTTGGTCATCTCCGCGATCTCGTGTCGGAGCGCGTCGACGTCGGCGCCGCGCTTCCCGATCAGGATCCCCGGGCGGGCGGTGTGGATGTTGACCGACATCTTCTCCGCGCGCCGCTCGATCACGATCTTGCTGATGCCGGCATGGAATGCGCGCTTCTTGATGAAGTCCCGGATGCGCAGGTCCTCGTGCAACGCGCCCACGTAGCCGCGCTCGGCATACCAGTTCGACTGCCAGCCGTTGATGACGCCGAGCCGGAAGCCGTATGGATGTACTTTCTGTCCCAAAGTCCTCTCCTACCGCTCGTCCAGCACGAGAGTCACATGACTCACGCCCTTGTTGATCCAGGTCGCGCGCCCCTGCGCCCGAGGTCGAATCCGCCACGAGCGCGGTCCTTCGTCGACCGTCACCCGCTTCACGTAGAGATTGTCCAGGTCGATGCCCGCCTGGTGCCGCGAGTTGTGCTCGACGGCATTCGCGAGCGCGGAGCGCAGCAGCTTCTCGAACGGCACCGCCGCAGATTTCTCGCAGCCGCGCAGGATCTCGAGAGCCCGGCTCGCCGACTTGGAGCGGATCAAGTCCGCCACCAGACGCCCCTTCCGCGGCCGGAATCGCACCCCTTTGGCTCTCGCTCGAACTT
This window encodes:
- the rpsQ gene encoding 30S ribosomal protein S17: MSARGLRKIREGVVVSDKMDKSVIVEVSRTVLHPLYQKYVRKRTRFMAHDETNACKVGDRVRIIESRPLSRRKRWRIQEKLA
- a CDS encoding 50S ribosomal protein L29, coding for MKAADIRKLSDTELSDRVAEARDQLFRLRIKHATQQLEKTADLRRARRDLARALTLEAERKEKGKA
- a CDS encoding 50S ribosomal protein L22, coding for MEVRARAKGVRFRPRKGRLVADLIRSKSASRALEILRGCEKSAAVPFEKLLRSALANAVEHNSRHQAGIDLDNLYVKRVTVDEGPRSWRIRPRAQGRATWINKGVSHVTLVLDER
- the rpsC gene encoding 30S ribosomal protein S3, which gives rise to MGQKVHPYGFRLGVINGWQSNWYAERGYVGALHEDLRIRDFIKKRAFHAGISKIVIERRAEKMSVNIHTARPGILIGKRGADVDALRHEIAEMTKNEVFINIREVRKAEVDAQLIAENIALQLERRVAFRRAMKKAMQAALKFGAQGIKLKVSGRLGGAEMSRVVQYMEGRVPLHTLRAQVEFGFWEAHCTYGLIGVKCWVFQGLVPDAKLDDHRLGRLEEAQAR
- the rplP gene encoding 50S ribosomal protein L16; translation: MLQPKRTKFRKVQKGRLRGKAYRGGELAFGDFGLQTLDHGLITARQIEAARIAMTRHAKRGGKIWIRIFPDKPMTKRPPETRMGKGKGSPEFWACPVKPGRVLYEMEGVDRTTAREALRLASHKLGVRTRILERSEA